A part of Palaemon carinicauda isolate YSFRI2023 chromosome 8, ASM3689809v2, whole genome shotgun sequence genomic DNA contains:
- the LOC137645238 gene encoding protein GVQW3-like produces MSERIEQRYCIMFCYKLGDTQVRTIQKIPQAFGEETMGITQIKECYNRFKQGQTSVESKPRSGRPSSSRNDEFVENVRRIVEDDHRITINEITKELGISTGSVHTILMEDLAMRRVLNLFPSCWWNTINNFAWKLHKSCLIVLTLTLTS; encoded by the coding sequence ATGTCGGAGCGCATCGAGCAGCGCTACTGCATTATgttctgctacaagcttggtgatacacaagTGCGAACTATCCAGAAGATTCCGCAAGCCTTTGGCGAGGAAaccatgggaataacacagataaaggagtgTTATAATCGCTTCAAGCAAGGACAAACTTCAGTTGAGAGCAAACCACGGTCAGGCAGGCCATCCAGCAGCAGAAACGACGAATTCGTTGAAAATGTTCGTCGAATAGTGGAGGACGACCATCGAATAACCATCAACGAAATTACTAAAGAACtaggaataagcacaggatcagTTCATACAATTTTAATGGAAGATTTGGCCATGCGACGAGTGCTAAATTTGTTCCCAAGTTGCTGGTGGAACACCATAAACAATTTCGCCTGGAAATTGCACAAGTCCTGCTTGATTGTGCTAACATTGACTCTGACTTCATGA